ACTCAGCAGCAACATTTCTTAACCAGAACTTTGACTTCAACTATGTTTCAAAATCTCTTGATCCAACAGATTTGCCTGTTTTTATCAGCAAAGTAATTGTATGCTGCATACCTGTCGTAAACTATTGCGATTGCAGAACTTATAGTACTTTTCATAATAGTCCAAATAAGGTAAAATAAGGATTTGTAGTAGTGAAGGTAGGTATGCCAGCAGCATATAGTTATGACTTAAGGAAAAAAGCAATGGAAGCTCTAGACGAGGGAGAAAGCAGAGAAACAGTGGCAGCAAGATTTAAAATTGGACGAACTACTTTGTGGGAGTGGCAGCAAAGAAGAAAAGAAACAGGTGACTTTCAATCAAAAAAACTTGGAAATGGAGGTTACAATCACAAAATTACCGACTGGGATGCCTTTGCTAAATTTGCCAGAGAAAACGGAGGAAAGACTCTATTGGAAATGGCTAAACTTTGGAGCAACGTTAGTATCCAAACTATCCACCGAGCCCTGAAAAAAATTGGATTTACACGCAAAAAAAGACCTATGGGTACAAGGAAAGAAGCGAAGAAAAACGTGCTAAATTCTTGAAAATTATAGCAACAAAAGAACCTAAAAACTTAGTGTATATAGATGAGTCTGGCATTGACAACACTGAAGACTACCCCTATGGATATTGTCAGAAGGGACAGCGGTTTTATGCCCTAAAATCTGGGAAGAAAACTCAACGAATCAGTATGATTGCAGCTTTAAGTGAAAGAAAAATAGTTGCTCCATTAACCTTTGAAGGCCACTGTAATATGGATATTTTTAATGGATGGTTTGAGCAATTTTTGATACCGACCTTGGAACCTGGACAAACTGTCATTCTTGACAATGCTACTTTTCATAAGTCTGATAAGATCATTAAGCTTGCTAAAGGGATTGGTGCAGAAATTTTGTATCTGCCACCGTATTCTCCAGATTTTAACAAAATTGAACATCATTGGTTTGCTATAAAAAACAGAGTCAGGAAAAACATTCCTCTATTCAAGTCTTTTCGTCATGCTGTTGATTCTGCCTTTCTATGATCTGTTCGGATTATTATGAGAAGTGCTATACTATTTTGTAAAACCTTCATTCCTCTTGAATTT
The nucleotide sequence above comes from Wolbachia endosymbiont of Oedothorax gibbosus. Encoded proteins:
- a CDS encoding IS630 family transposase (programmed frameshift); translation: MPAAYSYDLRKKAMEALDEGESRETVAARFKIGRTTLWEWQQRRKETGDFQSKKLGNGGYNHKITDWDAFAKFARENGGKTLLEMAKLWSNVSIQTIHRALKKIGFTRKKKTYGYKERSEEKRAKFLKIIATKEPKNLVYIDESGIDNTEDYPYGYCQKGQRFYALKSGKKTQRISMIAALSERKIVAPLTFEGHCNMDIFNGWFEQFLIPTLEPGQTVILDNATFHKSDKIIKLAKGIGAEILYLPPYSPDFNKIEHHWFAIKNRVRKNIPLFKSFRHAVDSAFL